A single genomic interval of Adhaeribacter pallidiroseus harbors:
- a CDS encoding RNA polymerase sigma factor translates to MTAPLDALFLAEVNQHLGIAHKVCRMYVSAVEEQEDLLQEIMYQLWRSYASFQHQARFSTWMYQVCLNTAITCLRKNQKNKAKALTGKHLQIPDYTYAPSEDHLEILYRAIGNLTAVNKALILLYLEDLSYEEMAQITGLTVSNVSVRLVRTKKELEKQLNNLSKTENVRHDRVKK, encoded by the coding sequence ATGACTGCGCCCTTAGATGCTTTATTTCTGGCCGAGGTTAACCAACACTTAGGCATTGCCCATAAAGTTTGCCGCATGTATGTTTCTGCTGTAGAGGAGCAAGAAGACTTACTACAGGAAATAATGTATCAGCTTTGGCGCTCTTACGCTTCGTTTCAGCACCAAGCCCGGTTTTCTACCTGGATGTACCAGGTTTGTTTGAACACCGCCATTACTTGCCTGCGGAAAAACCAGAAAAACAAAGCAAAAGCTTTAACGGGCAAGCATTTGCAAATACCCGATTACACTTATGCGCCCTCAGAAGATCACCTGGAAATCCTGTATCGGGCCATCGGAAATTTAACGGCCGTGAATAAAGCTTTGATTCTCCTGTACCTGGAAGATTTGAGTTATGAGGAAATGGCGCAGATTACCGGATTAACGGTTTCGAATGTGAGTGTACGTTTGGTGAGAACAAAAAAAGAATTGGAAAAACAACTTAATAATTTAAGCAAAACAGAAAATGTTAGACATGACAGAGTTAAAAAATAA
- a CDS encoding peptide deformylase, producing MAKGLQDLLLLGDPRLYQICEPVLESERPFVKTWVADLHQVMEAIRAKYHFGRGIAAPQLGIMKRLIYLNLDKPCIILNPEIIDPSPQLFELWDDCMCFANLLVKVKRHQSLTLKYLDENFRPQEWFVTDALAELIQHEYDHLEGILCTMRAVNDQAYRWRPTPD from the coding sequence ATGGCTAAAGGATTACAGGATTTGCTTTTATTAGGCGATCCGCGCTTATACCAAATATGTGAACCGGTACTGGAAAGCGAACGGCCCTTTGTAAAAACCTGGGTAGCCGATTTGCACCAGGTAATGGAAGCCATCCGGGCGAAATACCATTTTGGCCGGGGCATTGCGGCTCCCCAGCTGGGTATTATGAAAAGATTAATTTACCTGAACCTGGATAAACCCTGCATTATTCTGAATCCCGAAATAATAGATCCAAGCCCGCAATTGTTTGAACTGTGGGACGATTGCATGTGCTTTGCTAATTTATTAGTGAAAGTAAAAAGGCACCAAAGCTTAACCCTTAAATACCTCGACGAAAATTTCCGGCCACAGGAGTGGTTTGTCACCGATGCGCTGGCGGAACTTATTCAGCACGAGTATGATCACCTGGAAGGTATTTTATGTACCATGCGTGCGGTAAATGACCAGGCCTATCGTTGGCGGCCAACCCCGGACTAA
- a CDS encoding DUF3179 domain-containing (seleno)protein codes for MKKLFYASVVGLMLFEIANVYFIMPMPGSQQINSIELAYQLYSGRWIIRGLFLLGILVSFQKAWFASRVFTVLALLVVGGIAYLANFKMAADAMFLQPTQVTMAPAAANIVKPERLVLGVTVGNQARAYPIQYLGYHHQVLDAIHNKPIMVTYCTVCRTGRVFEPTVNGKPEQFRLVGMDHFNAMFEDKTTRSWWRQATGEAIAGRLKGQTLPEVNSAQVSLSEWLKLYPQSLIMQPDKAFVAEYDSLSNYETGRRKGSLTRRDTLSWQPKSWVVGVTLGPASKAYDWNTLMKERIIYDELNQQPIVVILAQDNQSFTALQRTGKNQKFTLTQNTLTDALNQYNLLGTALNPVVPALPKLAAYQEYWHSWQTFHPKTQKY; via the coding sequence ATGAAAAAATTGTTTTACGCCAGTGTAGTAGGTTTAATGTTGTTCGAAATTGCGAACGTATATTTTATAATGCCCATGCCGGGTAGTCAGCAAATAAACAGCATTGAACTGGCCTACCAACTTTATTCCGGGCGCTGGATCATCCGGGGCTTGTTTTTGTTAGGTATCCTGGTGAGTTTCCAAAAAGCTTGGTTCGCTTCCCGTGTTTTTACCGTACTGGCCTTGTTGGTAGTAGGCGGAATAGCCTACCTGGCTAATTTTAAGATGGCCGCCGATGCCATGTTCTTACAACCCACCCAGGTAACGATGGCACCGGCAGCTGCCAACATTGTAAAACCGGAAAGATTAGTATTGGGGGTTACAGTCGGGAACCAGGCCCGCGCTTATCCTATTCAATACCTAGGGTACCATCATCAAGTGTTGGATGCTATTCATAATAAACCCATTATGGTTACTTATTGTACCGTTTGCCGCACCGGCCGGGTATTTGAACCAACTGTAAACGGTAAACCCGAACAATTCCGGCTGGTGGGCATGGACCATTTTAACGCCATGTTCGAGGACAAAACGACCCGAAGTTGGTGGCGCCAAGCCACCGGCGAAGCTATTGCGGGCAGATTAAAAGGTCAAACGCTCCCGGAAGTTAATAGCGCGCAAGTATCCTTATCGGAATGGTTAAAGCTATACCCGCAAAGTTTAATCATGCAACCCGATAAAGCGTTTGTGGCCGAGTACGACAGTTTAAGTAATTATGAAACGGGGCGGCGCAAAGGCTCGCTTACCCGGCGCGATACGCTTTCCTGGCAACCAAAATCGTGGGTAGTGGGGGTAACTTTGGGGCCGGCAAGCAAAGCGTACGACTGGAATACCTTAATGAAAGAACGGATCATATACGACGAATTGAACCAGCAGCCCATTGTGGTTATTCTGGCACAGGATAATCAGAGCTTTACCGCACTGCAACGTACCGGCAAAAATCAAAAGTTTACTTTAACCCAAAATACGCTGACCGATGCTTTGAACCAATATAATTTACTCGGAACCGCCCTGAACCCCGTAGTACCCGCCTTGCCTAAACTTGCGGCCTACCAGGAATACTGGCACAGTTGGCAAACCTTTCACCCCAAAACTCAGAAGTATTAA
- a CDS encoding GyrI-like domain-containing protein, with product MHLRLEMLPEKYLLGKSLQMTFEENKTQELWRSFLPLRPEIKNKANADLYAVEEFEPDFFYRFNPHQLFTRWAAQEVTSWEIIPAGLETLVIPAGLYAVFLHRGPASSGAATYAYIFNQWLPHAPYNLDQRPHLAIMGEKYKNEDSDSEEEIWIPVKPKF from the coding sequence ATGCATCTGCGATTGGAAATGCTCCCGGAAAAGTACCTGCTGGGGAAGTCTTTACAAATGACTTTTGAAGAAAATAAAACCCAGGAATTATGGCGCTCCTTCTTGCCGCTTAGGCCCGAAATTAAAAATAAAGCCAACGCGGATTTATACGCTGTAGAAGAATTCGAACCTGATTTTTTTTATCGGTTTAACCCGCATCAGTTATTTACCCGGTGGGCTGCCCAGGAAGTTACCAGCTGGGAAATAATTCCTGCCGGTTTAGAAACCCTAGTGATTCCTGCCGGGCTTTATGCCGTTTTTCTTCACCGCGGCCCGGCTAGTTCCGGCGCGGCTACTTACGCGTATATATTTAACCAATGGCTCCCTCACGCTCCGTACAACCTCGATCAAAGGCCACATCTAGCTATAATGGGCGAAAAGTATAAGAACGAAGATTCTGACTCTGAAGAAGAAATCTGGATTCCCGTTAAGCCAAAATTTTGA